The following proteins are co-located in the Dromaius novaehollandiae isolate bDroNov1 unplaced genomic scaffold, bDroNov1.hap1 HAP1_SCAFFOLD_192, whole genome shotgun sequence genome:
- the LOC135326262 gene encoding chromobox protein homolog 5-like, whose product MGKKSKRTADSSSSEDEEEYVVEKVLDRRVAKGQVEYLLKWKGFSEEHNTWEPEKNLDCPELISEFMRKYKKAKEGDGAAKARDRAEGAKRKAGLPAAATDDLKAKKKRESNDIARGFERGLEPEKIIGATDSCGDLMFLMKWKDTDEADLVLAKEANVKCPQIVIAFYEERLTWHAYPEDADGKERPAAKS is encoded by the exons ATGGGCAAGAAGAGCAAGCGGACGGCGGACAGCTCGTCCTCGGAGGACGAGGAGGAGTACGTGGTGGAGAAGGTGCTGGACCGGCGCGTGGCCAAGGGCCAGGTGGAGTACCTGCTCAAGTGGAAGGGCTTCTCCGA GGAACATAACACGTGGGAGCCGGAGAAGAACCTGGACTGCCCCGAGCTCATCTCGGAGTTCATGCGGAAGTACAAGAAGGCCAAGGAGGGCGACGGGGCCGCCAAGGCCCGCGACCGGGCCGAGGGCGCCAAGCGGAAAgcggggctgcccgccgccgccaccgacGACCTCAAGGCCAAGAAGAAGCGGGAG AGCAACGACATCGCCCGGGGCTTCGAGCGCGGCCTGGAGCCCGAGAAGATCATCGGGGCCACCGACTCGTGCGGCGACCTCATGTTCCTCATGAAGTG gaaggACACGGATGAGGCCGACCTGGTGCTGGCCAAGGAAGCCAACGTGAAATGCCCGCAGATCGTCATCGCCTTCTACGAGGAGCGGCTGACCTGGCACGCGTACCCTGAGGACGCCGACGGCAAGGAGCGGCCGGCAGCCAAGAGCTaa
- the LOC112994745 gene encoding heterogeneous nuclear ribonucleoprotein A1 isoform X3: MSKNESPKEPEQLRKLFIGGLSFETTDESLRSHFEQWGTLTDCVVMRDPNTKRSRGFGFVTYSSVEEVDAAMNARPHKVDGRVVEPKRAVSREDSQRPGAHLTVKKIFVGGIKEDTEEHHLRDYFGQYGKIEVIEIMTDRGSGKKRGFAFVTFDDHDSVDKIVIQKYHTVNGHNCEVRKALSKQEMASASASQRGCPPPPPLLGRSGSGNFGGGRGGGFGGNDNFSRGGNFGGRGYGGSGPGYSGGNRGYGGSSTYDGYNNGGGGFGGGSGGRRPARGPALAVRNGLSEAGTGSNFGGGGNYNDFGSYNNQSSNFGPMKGGNFGGRSSGPYGGGGYGSSSGGGSYGGGRRF; encoded by the exons atGTCCAAGAACGAG TCTCCCAAGGAGCCCGAGCAGCTGCGCAAGCTCTTCATCGGCGGCCTCAGCTTCGAAACGACAGACGAAAGCCTGCGCAGCCACTTCGAGCAATGGGGCACCCTCACCGACTGCGTG GTGATGCGGGACCCCAACACCAAGCGCTCGCGAGGCTTCGGCTTCGTCACGTACTCCTCCGTCGAGGAGGTCGACGCCGCCATGAACGCCAGGCCGCACAAAGTCGACGGCCGAGTCGTTGAACCAAAGAGGGCCGTGTCCCGAGAG GACTCGCAGCGGCCCGGCGCCCACCTCACGGTCAAGAAGATCTTCGTGGGCGGCATCAAGGAAGACACGGAAGAGCATCACTTGCGAGACTATTTCGGCCAGTACGGCAAAATCGAAGTCATCGAGATCATGACAGACCGCGGCAGCGGCAAGAAGAGGGGCTTCGCGTTCGTCACCTTCGACGACCACGACTCCGTCGACAAGATAGTCA TTCAGAAATACCACACTGTGAACGGGCACAACTGCGAGGTGCGGAAAGCCCTCTCCAAGCAAGAAATGGCCAGCGCTTCGGCCAGCCAGCGAG GCTGTCCCCCTCCGCCCCCTCTCCTAGGCCGCAGCGGCTCCGGGAATtttggcggcggccgcggcggcggcttcGGCGGGAACGACAACTTCAGCCGCGGCGGCAACTTCGGCGGCCGGG gttacggcggcagcggccccggctACTCGGGCGGCAACCGGGGCTACGGCGGCAGCAGCACCTACGACGGCTACAacaacggcggcggcggcttcggcggcggcagcggcggcaggcgcccggcgcggggcccggcgctggCCGTGCGGAACGGCCTTTCCGAAGCGGGCACGG gcagcaaCTTCGGAGGAGGCGGCAACTACAACGACTTCGGCAGTTACAACAACCAGTCGTCGAATTTCGGCCCCATGAAGGGCGGCAACTTCGGCGGCAGGAGCTCGGGGCCCTACGGAGGCG GCGGCTACGGCAGCtcgagcggcggcggcagctacggCGGCGGCAGGAGGTTTTAA
- the LOC112994745 gene encoding heterogeneous nuclear ribonucleoprotein A1 isoform X1: MSKNESPKEPEQLRKLFIGGLSFETTDESLRSHFEQWGTLTDCVVMRDPNTKRSRGFGFVTYSSVEEVDAAMNARPHKVDGRVVEPKRAVSREDSQRPGAHLTVKKIFVGGIKEDTEEHHLRDYFGQYGKIEVIEIMTDRGSGKKRGFAFVTFDDHDSVDKIVIQKYHTVNGHNCEVRKALSKQEMASASASQRGCPPPPPLLGRSGSGNFGGGRGGGFGGNDNFSRGGNFGGRGGFGGSRGGGYGGGADGYNGFGSDGYGGSGPGYSGGNRGYGGSSTYDGYNNGGGGFGGGSGGRRPARGPALAVRNGLSEAGTGSNFGGGGNYNDFGSYNNQSSNFGPMKGGNFGGRSSGPYGGGGYGSSSGGGSYGGGRRF, from the exons atGTCCAAGAACGAG TCTCCCAAGGAGCCCGAGCAGCTGCGCAAGCTCTTCATCGGCGGCCTCAGCTTCGAAACGACAGACGAAAGCCTGCGCAGCCACTTCGAGCAATGGGGCACCCTCACCGACTGCGTG GTGATGCGGGACCCCAACACCAAGCGCTCGCGAGGCTTCGGCTTCGTCACGTACTCCTCCGTCGAGGAGGTCGACGCCGCCATGAACGCCAGGCCGCACAAAGTCGACGGCCGAGTCGTTGAACCAAAGAGGGCCGTGTCCCGAGAG GACTCGCAGCGGCCCGGCGCCCACCTCACGGTCAAGAAGATCTTCGTGGGCGGCATCAAGGAAGACACGGAAGAGCATCACTTGCGAGACTATTTCGGCCAGTACGGCAAAATCGAAGTCATCGAGATCATGACAGACCGCGGCAGCGGCAAGAAGAGGGGCTTCGCGTTCGTCACCTTCGACGACCACGACTCCGTCGACAAGATAGTCA TTCAGAAATACCACACTGTGAACGGGCACAACTGCGAGGTGCGGAAAGCCCTCTCCAAGCAAGAAATGGCCAGCGCTTCGGCCAGCCAGCGAG GCTGTCCCCCTCCGCCCCCTCTCCTAGGCCGCAGCGGCTCCGGGAATtttggcggcggccgcggcggcggcttcGGCGGGAACGACAACTTCAGCCGCGGCGGCAACTTCGGCGGCCGGG GTGGGTTTGGTGGCAGCCGCGGTGGCGGTTATGGAGGCGGTGCAGACGGCTATAATGGATTTGGCAGCGACG gttacggcggcagcggccccggctACTCGGGCGGCAACCGGGGCTACGGCGGCAGCAGCACCTACGACGGCTACAacaacggcggcggcggcttcggcggcggcagcggcggcaggcgcccggcgcggggcccggcgctggCCGTGCGGAACGGCCTTTCCGAAGCGGGCACGG gcagcaaCTTCGGAGGAGGCGGCAACTACAACGACTTCGGCAGTTACAACAACCAGTCGTCGAATTTCGGCCCCATGAAGGGCGGCAACTTCGGCGGCAGGAGCTCGGGGCCCTACGGAGGCG GCGGCTACGGCAGCtcgagcggcggcggcagctacggCGGCGGCAGGAGGTTTTAA
- the LOC112994745 gene encoding heterogeneous nuclear ribonucleoprotein A1 isoform X2 — MSKNESPKEPEQLRKLFIGGLSFETTDESLRSHFEQWGTLTDCVVMRDPNTKRSRGFGFVTYSSVEEVDAAMNARPHKVDGRVVEPKRAVSREDSQRPGAHLTVKKIFVGGIKEDTEEHHLRDYFGQYGKIEVIEIMTDRGSGKKRGFAFVTFDDHDSVDKIVIQKYHTVNGHNCEVRKALSKQEMASASASQRGRSGSGNFGGGRGGGFGGNDNFSRGGNFGGRGGFGGSRGGGYGGGADGYNGFGSDGYGGSGPGYSGGNRGYGGSSTYDGYNNGGGGFGGGSGGRRPARGPALAVRNGLSEAGTGSNFGGGGNYNDFGSYNNQSSNFGPMKGGNFGGRSSGPYGGGGYGSSSGGGSYGGGRRF; from the exons atGTCCAAGAACGAG TCTCCCAAGGAGCCCGAGCAGCTGCGCAAGCTCTTCATCGGCGGCCTCAGCTTCGAAACGACAGACGAAAGCCTGCGCAGCCACTTCGAGCAATGGGGCACCCTCACCGACTGCGTG GTGATGCGGGACCCCAACACCAAGCGCTCGCGAGGCTTCGGCTTCGTCACGTACTCCTCCGTCGAGGAGGTCGACGCCGCCATGAACGCCAGGCCGCACAAAGTCGACGGCCGAGTCGTTGAACCAAAGAGGGCCGTGTCCCGAGAG GACTCGCAGCGGCCCGGCGCCCACCTCACGGTCAAGAAGATCTTCGTGGGCGGCATCAAGGAAGACACGGAAGAGCATCACTTGCGAGACTATTTCGGCCAGTACGGCAAAATCGAAGTCATCGAGATCATGACAGACCGCGGCAGCGGCAAGAAGAGGGGCTTCGCGTTCGTCACCTTCGACGACCACGACTCCGTCGACAAGATAGTCA TTCAGAAATACCACACTGTGAACGGGCACAACTGCGAGGTGCGGAAAGCCCTCTCCAAGCAAGAAATGGCCAGCGCTTCGGCCAGCCAGCGAG GCCGCAGCGGCTCCGGGAATtttggcggcggccgcggcggcggcttcGGCGGGAACGACAACTTCAGCCGCGGCGGCAACTTCGGCGGCCGGG GTGGGTTTGGTGGCAGCCGCGGTGGCGGTTATGGAGGCGGTGCAGACGGCTATAATGGATTTGGCAGCGACG gttacggcggcagcggccccggctACTCGGGCGGCAACCGGGGCTACGGCGGCAGCAGCACCTACGACGGCTACAacaacggcggcggcggcttcggcggcggcagcggcggcaggcgcccggcgcggggcccggcgctggCCGTGCGGAACGGCCTTTCCGAAGCGGGCACGG gcagcaaCTTCGGAGGAGGCGGCAACTACAACGACTTCGGCAGTTACAACAACCAGTCGTCGAATTTCGGCCCCATGAAGGGCGGCAACTTCGGCGGCAGGAGCTCGGGGCCCTACGGAGGCG GCGGCTACGGCAGCtcgagcggcggcggcagctacggCGGCGGCAGGAGGTTTTAA
- the LOC112994745 gene encoding heterogeneous nuclear ribonucleoprotein A1 isoform X4, which yields MSKNESPKEPEQLRKLFIGGLSFETTDESLRSHFEQWGTLTDCVVMRDPNTKRSRGFGFVTYSSVEEVDAAMNARPHKVDGRVVEPKRAVSREDSQRPGAHLTVKKIFVGGIKEDTEEHHLRDYFGQYGKIEVIEIMTDRGSGKKRGFAFVTFDDHDSVDKIVIQKYHTVNGHNCEVRKALSKQEMASASASQRGRSGSGNFGGGRGGGFGGNDNFSRGGNFGGRGYGGSGPGYSGGNRGYGGSSTYDGYNNGGGGFGGGSGGRRPARGPALAVRNGLSEAGTGSNFGGGGNYNDFGSYNNQSSNFGPMKGGNFGGRSSGPYGGGGYGSSSGGGSYGGGRRF from the exons atGTCCAAGAACGAG TCTCCCAAGGAGCCCGAGCAGCTGCGCAAGCTCTTCATCGGCGGCCTCAGCTTCGAAACGACAGACGAAAGCCTGCGCAGCCACTTCGAGCAATGGGGCACCCTCACCGACTGCGTG GTGATGCGGGACCCCAACACCAAGCGCTCGCGAGGCTTCGGCTTCGTCACGTACTCCTCCGTCGAGGAGGTCGACGCCGCCATGAACGCCAGGCCGCACAAAGTCGACGGCCGAGTCGTTGAACCAAAGAGGGCCGTGTCCCGAGAG GACTCGCAGCGGCCCGGCGCCCACCTCACGGTCAAGAAGATCTTCGTGGGCGGCATCAAGGAAGACACGGAAGAGCATCACTTGCGAGACTATTTCGGCCAGTACGGCAAAATCGAAGTCATCGAGATCATGACAGACCGCGGCAGCGGCAAGAAGAGGGGCTTCGCGTTCGTCACCTTCGACGACCACGACTCCGTCGACAAGATAGTCA TTCAGAAATACCACACTGTGAACGGGCACAACTGCGAGGTGCGGAAAGCCCTCTCCAAGCAAGAAATGGCCAGCGCTTCGGCCAGCCAGCGAG GCCGCAGCGGCTCCGGGAATtttggcggcggccgcggcggcggcttcGGCGGGAACGACAACTTCAGCCGCGGCGGCAACTTCGGCGGCCGGG gttacggcggcagcggccccggctACTCGGGCGGCAACCGGGGCTACGGCGGCAGCAGCACCTACGACGGCTACAacaacggcggcggcggcttcggcggcggcagcggcggcaggcgcccggcgcggggcccggcgctggCCGTGCGGAACGGCCTTTCCGAAGCGGGCACGG gcagcaaCTTCGGAGGAGGCGGCAACTACAACGACTTCGGCAGTTACAACAACCAGTCGTCGAATTTCGGCCCCATGAAGGGCGGCAACTTCGGCGGCAGGAGCTCGGGGCCCTACGGAGGCG GCGGCTACGGCAGCtcgagcggcggcggcagctacggCGGCGGCAGGAGGTTTTAA